From a region of the Panicum virgatum strain AP13 chromosome 2K, P.virgatum_v5, whole genome shotgun sequence genome:
- the LOC120695438 gene encoding uncharacterized protein LOC120695438, protein MRAQNDPWFSQFLLRIGDGIEKTFPNDYVDLSDDIMLEYNDDQSIDTLIDHVFPDLAKNCTSVSYMCERAILSTRNEYVDSLNAMMIRKFPGNEKVCYSHDSVDDDSTNNYPLDFLNSITPNGLPSHELKIKKNCPIILLQNLDPHHGLCNGTRLIVKTFEDNAIDCEIVNGRHAGNRVFIPRIPLSPSEDISLPFKFKRK, encoded by the coding sequence ATGAGAGCCCAGAATGATCCATGGTTCTCGCAATTTCTATTAAGAATTGGTGATGGAATAGAGAAGACCTTCCCAAATGACTATGTGGATCTGTCAGATGACATTATGCTTGAGTATAATGATGATCAGTCTATTGATACTCTTATCGACCATGTGTTTCCGGATCTAGCTAAGAACTGCACCTCCGTCAGTTACATGTGCGAGCGTGCTATCTTGTCAACACGAAATGAGTATGTTGATAGCCTCAACGCGATGATGATTAGAAAGTTTCCTGGAAATGAAAAAGTTTGCTACAGTCATGATTCCGTAGATGATGACTCAACTAATAACTATCCTCTTGATTTTCTGAACTCAATTACTCCAAATGGTCTTCCTTCACATGAGCTTAAAATTAAGAAGAACTGTCCTATCATACTCCTTCAAAATTTGGATCCTCATCATGGACTGTGCAATGGAACTCGACTTATAGTGAAGACATTTGAGGACAATGCAATTGATTGTGAAATTGTAAATGGACGGCATGCTGGTAATCGAGTTTTTATTCCAAGGATTCCCTTGTCTCCATCAGAAGATATTTCACTACCTTTCAAGTTCAAGAGGAAATAA